One window of the Klebsiella oxytoca genome contains the following:
- the arnB gene encoding UDP-4-amino-4-deoxy-L-arabinose aminotransferase: protein MSDFLPFSRPSMGDAELAALREVLQSGWITTGPKNQALEEAFCTLTGNRHAIAVSSATGGMHVTLMALGIGAGDEVITPSQTWVSTLNMICLLGATPVMIDVDPDNLMVTPEAVEAAITSRTKAIIPVHYAGAPADIDAIRAIGERHGIPVIEDAAHAAGTYYKGRHVGWRGTAIFSFHAIKNMTCAEGGLVVTDDDELAARIRSLKFHGLGVDAYDRQTLGRAPQAEVISPGFKYNLADINAALALVQLDKLAHANQRRAKIAQRYLSELADTPFRPLVSPSWQHQHAWHLFIIRVDEAVCGISRDALMEKLKAMGIGTGLHFRAAHTQKYYRERFPEVSLPHTEWNSARICSIPLFPDMTDDDVTRVISALHQLSGR from the coding sequence ATGAGCGATTTTTTGCCGTTTTCGCGCCCGTCGATGGGCGACGCAGAGCTGGCTGCGCTGCGTGAAGTTTTACAATCAGGATGGATCACCACCGGACCAAAAAATCAGGCGCTGGAAGAGGCGTTCTGCACGTTAACCGGCAACCGCCACGCCATTGCCGTCAGTTCGGCGACGGGCGGTATGCACGTCACGCTGATGGCGCTGGGTATCGGCGCGGGCGATGAAGTTATCACCCCTTCCCAGACCTGGGTCTCCACGCTGAACATGATCTGTCTTCTCGGCGCGACCCCGGTGATGATCGATGTTGATCCCGATAACCTGATGGTTACTCCCGAAGCGGTTGAAGCCGCGATCACCTCACGAACCAAAGCTATCATCCCGGTACACTATGCGGGCGCGCCGGCGGATATCGACGCCATTCGCGCTATCGGCGAGCGTCACGGCATTCCGGTGATTGAGGATGCCGCCCACGCGGCGGGAACGTACTACAAAGGCCGCCACGTAGGCTGGCGCGGCACCGCCATTTTCTCGTTTCATGCGATCAAAAACATGACCTGCGCCGAAGGCGGTCTGGTCGTGACCGACGACGACGAACTGGCCGCGCGCATTCGCAGCCTGAAGTTCCATGGTCTTGGGGTTGACGCCTACGACCGTCAGACTCTGGGCCGCGCCCCGCAGGCGGAAGTTATTTCACCGGGGTTTAAATACAACCTTGCGGATATCAACGCCGCGCTGGCACTGGTACAGCTGGATAAGCTTGCTCACGCCAATCAGCGTCGCGCCAAAATTGCTCAACGTTATCTGAGCGAGCTGGCAGACACACCGTTCCGTCCGCTGGTCTCGCCGTCGTGGCAGCATCAGCATGCCTGGCATCTGTTTATTATCCGCGTTGACGAAGCCGTTTGCGGCATCAGCCGCGATGCCCTGATGGAAAAACTAAAAGCCATGGGGATCGGCACCGGCCTGCACTTCCGCGCGGCGCATACGCAAAAGTATTACCGCGAGCGTTTCCCCGAAGTTTCATTGCCGCATACGGAATGGAACAGCGCGCGCAT
- a CDS encoding phenolic acid decarboxylase, whose protein sequence is MMSTFDKHDLSGFIGKHLVYTYDNGWNYEIYVKNATTLDYRIHSGIVANRWVKDQLAYIVRVGESIYKISWTEPTGTDVSLIVNLGDKLFHGTIFFPRWVMNNPKKTVCFQNEHIPLMISYREAGPAYPTEVIDEFATITFVRDCGADNNEVINCPANELPDNFPANL, encoded by the coding sequence ATTATGAGCACTTTCGACAAACATGACCTGAGCGGTTTTATCGGCAAACATCTGGTTTATACCTACGATAACGGCTGGAACTACGAAATTTACGTTAAAAACGCCACCACCCTTGATTACCGTATTCACAGCGGTATCGTCGCAAATCGTTGGGTGAAGGACCAGCTGGCTTACATCGTGCGCGTTGGCGAGAGCATCTATAAAATTTCCTGGACCGAACCGACCGGCACCGACGTGAGCCTGATTGTTAACCTTGGCGACAAACTGTTCCACGGCACCATCTTTTTCCCGCGTTGGGTGATGAATAACCCAAAAAAAACCGTCTGCTTCCAGAACGAACATATTCCGCTGATGATTTCTTACCGTGAAGCCGGTCCTGCCTACCCGACTGAAGTGATCGATGAGTTTGCTACTATCACTTTTGTTCGCGATTGCGGTGCGGATAATAATGAAGTTATTAATTGTCCGGCTAATGAATTACCTGACAACTTTCCTGCCAATCTGTAA
- a CDS encoding LysR family transcriptional regulator: protein MHKTTLEQWALLEKVVELGSFVKAAEETHRSQSSVSYNLALLQERLGVTLLTPSGRRAVLTPAGELLLGQVKPLLQAFAYVETHAATLRDGVRTRLDLVVDSIFPRERLFAILRRFQQRYTQTQVRLTEVLENVEEEHPARSEADVMVLTRRQDITGRGEWLMNIDFVAVAHRDHPLSDLEGPLDDSALAPWPLVRIADRNNDPQSARDAWTFSTIDAAIDAVLYQVGFGWLPEERIRPQLQQGLLKALPLGHGARRATPLHLIVKRDLTPIDEQVAMLLDLFRTP, encoded by the coding sequence ATGCACAAAACGACTCTGGAGCAATGGGCGCTGCTGGAAAAGGTTGTCGAGCTGGGTAGCTTCGTGAAGGCGGCGGAAGAGACCCACCGCAGTCAGTCATCGGTTAGCTATAATCTCGCGCTGCTGCAGGAGCGCCTCGGCGTCACGCTGCTCACGCCATCTGGCCGTCGCGCGGTGCTGACCCCGGCGGGCGAGCTGCTCCTCGGCCAGGTGAAGCCGCTGCTGCAAGCTTTCGCCTATGTCGAAACCCACGCCGCTACCCTGCGCGACGGTGTCCGAACCCGGCTGGACCTGGTGGTCGACAGCATTTTTCCGCGCGAACGATTATTCGCCATCCTGCGCCGGTTCCAACAGCGCTATACGCAGACGCAGGTCAGGCTGACCGAAGTGCTGGAAAACGTTGAAGAAGAACACCCGGCGCGCAGCGAAGCGGACGTGATGGTCCTGACCCGCCGCCAGGATATTACCGGTCGCGGCGAATGGCTGATGAATATTGATTTTGTCGCCGTCGCCCATCGCGATCACCCCCTCTCGGACCTCGAGGGACCGCTGGACGATAGCGCGCTGGCCCCCTGGCCGCTGGTGCGCATCGCCGACCGTAACAACGATCCGCAGTCCGCGCGCGATGCGTGGACGTTTTCCACTATTGATGCCGCTATTGACGCGGTGCTGTATCAGGTTGGTTTCGGTTGGCTGCCGGAAGAACGCATCCGCCCGCAGCTCCAACAGGGGCTGCTAAAGGCGCTGCCGCTGGGCCACGGCGCACGGCGCGCCACACCGCTGCATTTGATCGTTAAGCGTGATTTAACGCCCATCGATGAGCAGGTCGCCATGCTGCTGGATCTGTTCAGAACGCCCTGA